From a region of the Eulemur rufifrons isolate Redbay chromosome 7, OSU_ERuf_1, whole genome shotgun sequence genome:
- the TREX1 gene encoding three-prime repair exonuclease 1, translated as MGSQAPPSGPMQTLIFLDLEATGLPFSQPKVTELCLLAVHRCALESPPTSQGPPSTVPPPPRVVDKLSLCVAPGKDCSPAASEITGLSTAVLAAHGRQCFDDNLANLLLAFLQRQPQPWCLVAHNGDRYDFPLLQAELATLGLANALDGAFCVDSIAALKALEQASSPLDHGPRKSYSLGNIYTRLYGQAPPDSHTAEGDVLALLSICQWRSQALLQWVDAHARPFGTIKPMYGVTACARTNPRSSAVTATAPPATDRNTSPSLGGSRRPKALSPMKDSGAPPKEGLLAPLGLLAFLTLAIAMLYGLSLATPGQ; from the coding sequence ATGGGCTCGCAGGCCCCACCCTCGGGGCCCATGCAGACCCTCATCTTCTTGGACCTGGAGGCCACTGGCCTGCCCTTCTCCCAGCCGAAGGTCACAGAGCTGTGCCTGCTGGCCGTCCACAGATGCGCCCTGGAGAGCCCCCCCACCTCTCAGGGGCCACCTTCCACAGTGCCCCCACCACCCCGTGTGGTGGACAAGCTCTCCCTGTGTGTGGCTCCGGGGAAGGACTGTAGCCCTGCAGCCAGTGAGATCACAGGGCTGAGCACAGCTGTGTTGGCAGCACATGGGCGTCAATGCTTCGATGACAACTTGGCCAACCTGCTCCTAGCCTTCCTGCAGCGCCAGCCACAGCCCTGGTGCCTGGTGGCACACAACGGTGACCGCTACGACTTCCCCCTGCTTCAGGCGGAGCTGGCTACGCTGGGCCTTGCCAATGCTCTGGATGGTGCCTTCTGCGTAGATAGCATCGCTGCCCTGAAGGCCCTGGAACAAGCTAGTAGCCCCTTGGACCATGGCCCAAGGAAGAGCTACAGCCTAGGCAACATCTACACACGCCTGTACGGGCAGGCCCCACCGGACTCACACACAGCCGAGGGTGACGTCCTAGCCCTGCTCAGCATCTGTCAGTGGAGGTCACAGGCCCTGCTGCAGTGGGTGGATGCTCACGCCAGGCCCTTCGGCACCATCAAGCCCATGTACGGGGTCACTGCCTGTGCCAGGACCAACCCAAGGTCATCTGCTGTCACAGCCACTGCACCCCCAGCCACAGACAGGAATACAAGTCCCAGCCTTGGTGGGAGCAGGAGACCTAAGGCTCTTTCTCCAATGAAAGACTCTGGAGCCCCACCCAAGGAGGGCCTGCTGGCCCCACTGGGTCTGCTGGCTTTCCTGACCTTGGCAATAGCCATGCTGTATGGACTGTCCCTGGCCACACCTGGGCAGTAG
- the SHISA5 gene encoding protein shisa-5 isoform X4 encodes MGFGATVAIGLTIFVLSVVTIIICFTCSCCCLYKMCRRPRPVVTTTTATTVVHAPYPQPPSVPPSYPGPTYQGYHAMPPQPGMPAAPYPTQYPPPYPAQPMGPPAYHETLAGGAAAPYPASQPPYNPAYMEPPKAAP; translated from the exons ATGGG GTTCGGAGCCACTGTAGCCATCGGCCTGACCATCTTTGTGCTCTCTGTTGTCACCATTATCATCTGCTtcacctgctcctgctgctgtTTATACAAGATGTGTCGCCGGCCGCGTC CGGTCGTGACCACCACCACAGCCACCACGGTGGTGCATGCCCCTTACCCTCAGCCTCCAAGTGTGCCACCCAGCTACCCTGGACCGACATACCAGGGCTACCACGCCATGCCCCCGCAGCCAGGGATGCCAGCAGCACCCTACCCGACGCAGTACCCACCACCCTACCCGGCCCAGCCCATGGGCCCACCGGCTTACCATGAGACTTTGGCTG GAGGTGCAGCCGCGCCCTACCCTGCCAGCCAGCCTCCGTACAACCCGGCCTACATGGAGCCCCCGAAGGCAGCCCCCTGA